Proteins from one Deinococcus sp. AB2017081 genomic window:
- a CDS encoding metal ABC transporter permease, which translates to MHVLTDPLQFDFFVRALVAVVVVSVLCALIGAWVVLRGLSYIGDAMSHAVFPGIVAAFLTKGNLLVGAMVAAVLTALGIGAIGGRGGLKQDSAIGIVFVGMFSLGIVLLSRAPTFTTDLSSFLIGNPLGVSAADLWGALGVTVVVGGLLTAIQKELLLASFDPTEARAVGLPVRRLNNLLLVLIGLVVVLTVQLVGTTLSVSLLITSSAAARLLARSLKKMILLAAVLGSAGGVAGLYLSYYLDTAPGATIVLVNTAVFLLALLLRRRDA; encoded by the coding sequence ATGCACGTCCTGACCGATCCCCTCCAGTTCGACTTCTTCGTCCGGGCACTGGTCGCGGTCGTGGTGGTCAGCGTGCTGTGTGCGCTGATCGGCGCATGGGTGGTGCTGCGCGGGCTGAGCTACATCGGGGACGCCATGAGCCACGCGGTCTTTCCGGGCATCGTCGCGGCGTTCCTGACGAAGGGGAACCTGCTGGTGGGGGCCATGGTCGCCGCCGTGCTGACAGCGCTGGGCATCGGGGCCATCGGAGGGAGGGGGGGCCTCAAGCAGGACAGCGCCATCGGGATCGTGTTCGTGGGGATGTTCTCGCTCGGGATCGTGCTCCTGTCGCGGGCGCCGACCTTCACCACGGATCTCAGCTCGTTCCTGATCGGCAATCCGCTGGGGGTCAGCGCGGCCGACCTGTGGGGCGCCCTGGGCGTGACCGTGGTCGTGGGCGGCCTGCTGACCGCCATCCAGAAGGAACTGCTGCTGGCGTCCTTCGACCCGACCGAGGCGCGGGCGGTGGGCCTGCCGGTGCGCCGCCTGAACAACCTGCTGCTGGTGCTGATCGGGCTGGTCGTCGTGCTCACCGTGCAGCTGGTGGGCACGACCCTGAGCGTGAGCCTGCTGATCACATCGAGCGCCGCTGCCCGCCTGCTGGCCCGCAGCCTGAAGAAGATGATCCTGCTCGCCGCCGTGCTGGGCAGCGCAGGCGGGGTCGCCGGGCTGTACCTGAGCTATTACCTCGACACCGCGCCGGGGGCGACCATCGTGCTCGTGAACACGGCGGTGTTCCTGCTCGCCCTGCTGCTGCGGCGGCGGGACGCCTAG
- the trxB gene encoding thioredoxin-disulfide reductase, with protein MTSASTEIQKYDVVIVGGGPAGLTAAIYTGRASLSTLILEKGLPGGQIAQTEEVENYPGFPEPIAGMELAMRMQQQAEKFGGKIEMDEVQSIVRSDDDTEHEYPFTVTGYSASYRAKAVILATGANPKRLHIPGEEHFWGKGVSTCATCDGFFYRGKKVVVIGGGDAAVEEGLFLTKFADEVTLIHRRDSLRANKVAQARAFANPKMKFVWDTVPLEIQGDQSVTGVRLKNLKSGEEYDMPTDGVFIFIGHTPNTEFVQDTVKLRPDGYVDVTDEIYTSVPMLFAAGDVSDYIYRQLGTSVGAGTRAAMSAERALAALEVQGEATAADD; from the coding sequence ATGACCAGTGCTTCCACCGAAATCCAGAAATACGACGTGGTGATCGTCGGCGGTGGCCCCGCCGGACTCACCGCCGCGATCTACACCGGCCGCGCCAGCCTGAGCACCCTGATCCTGGAGAAGGGCCTGCCCGGCGGCCAGATCGCCCAGACCGAGGAGGTCGAGAACTACCCCGGCTTCCCGGAACCGATCGCGGGGATGGAACTCGCCATGCGCATGCAGCAGCAGGCCGAGAAGTTCGGCGGGAAGATCGAGATGGACGAGGTGCAGTCGATCGTCCGCAGCGACGACGACACCGAACACGAGTACCCTTTCACCGTGACCGGCTACAGCGCCTCCTACCGTGCCAAGGCGGTGATCCTCGCCACCGGCGCGAACCCCAAACGCCTGCACATCCCCGGCGAGGAGCACTTCTGGGGCAAGGGCGTCTCGACCTGCGCCACCTGCGACGGCTTCTTCTACCGCGGCAAGAAGGTCGTCGTGATCGGCGGGGGCGACGCCGCCGTCGAGGAAGGCCTGTTCCTCACCAAGTTCGCCGACGAGGTCACGCTGATCCACCGCCGCGACAGCCTGCGCGCCAACAAGGTCGCCCAGGCCCGTGCGTTCGCCAACCCCAAGATGAAGTTCGTGTGGGACACCGTTCCTCTGGAAATCCAGGGTGACCAGTCCGTGACCGGCGTGCGCCTGAAGAACCTCAAGTCCGGCGAGGAATACGACATGCCTACCGACGGCGTGTTCATCTTTATCGGTCACACGCCCAACACCGAGTTCGTGCAGGACACCGTCAAGCTCCGCCCCGACGGCTACGTGGACGTCACCGACGAGATCTACACCAGCGTGCCCATGCTGTTCGCCGCTGGCGACGTCAGCGACTACATCTACCGCCAGCTCGGCACCAGCGTCGGGGCCGGCACCCGCGCCGCCATGAGCGCCGAACGTGCCCTGGCTGCCCTCGAAGTGCAGGGCGAGGCCACCGCAGCAGACGACTGA
- a CDS encoding gluconokinase: protein MSSTTSVIVMGVSGSGKTTLGIALAARLGWNFADADDFHPEANVQKMARGEPLTDADRAPWLATLHGVLARHVAENRPLVLACSALKERYRATLRGDLDGVRLVHVHGSRDLIEARMRAREHFMPPSLLDSQFAALEAPTDAIVVDIARPVAKEVEVVVQALELA, encoded by the coding sequence ATGTCATCCACCACGTCGGTCATCGTCATGGGCGTCTCGGGCAGCGGGAAGACCACGCTGGGTATCGCGCTGGCGGCGCGGCTGGGCTGGAATTTCGCCGACGCCGACGACTTCCACCCCGAGGCCAACGTGCAGAAGATGGCGCGTGGCGAGCCCCTGACCGACGCCGACCGGGCCCCGTGGCTGGCGACCCTGCACGGCGTCCTGGCGCGGCACGTGGCCGAGAACCGGCCACTGGTGCTGGCGTGCTCGGCCCTGAAGGAACGCTACCGTGCGACCCTGCGTGGCGATCTGGACGGCGTGCGGCTCGTGCATGTCCACGGTTCCCGCGACCTGATCGAGGCGCGGATGCGGGCGCGCGAGCATTTCATGCCGCCCAGCCTGCTGGACTCGCAGTTCGCGGCACTGGAAGCCCCCACTGACGCCATCGTGGTCGATATCGCCCGTCCGGTGGCCAAGGAGGTCGAGGTGGTCGTGCAGGCGCTGGAGCTGGCCTAG
- a CDS encoding ABC-F family ATP-binding cassette domain-containing protein, translating to MLIELRKVARTYGDVVVVEDVDLAVGPGARLALVGANGSGKSTLLRSMAGLDAPDGGTAVITGRVALLAQQEDAGTGTLQGAVTPPELREAQRAFEVASAALGEGTDAALLAFAEAEETYRLAGGYDFAARAAGVLSGLGLDDGADAARLSGGQARRALLARLLLSPADVYLLDEPTNHLDVDGARWLEGWIASSAAAFVLASHDRAFLDAVATQTAELERGRLTVYPGPYSEAMALKAVLREAQERDHDAYRRRRAALDEERARRASKARSAGQYNHRRASDGDKLLAKGKAQNAQGVNASAARRLERQIERLDDHATAKPFDDRRILRIDLQATPPGPAEVLTVRDLSVCRDGRPVLGGMTLHVRRGEKVALTGPNGGGKSTLLGALLGTLPHGGEVRWGVGLTHYVAGQHGEELTGLETVGDALLDANALLTPHQLHEVAAQLWLPGPASLLTSLSGGQRTRLSLARLSVTRAQLLVLDEPTNHLDIRMIEALEAVLLAFPGTVLFASHDRTLVQRVATRVWRVGAGGVAEDG from the coding sequence ATGTTGATAGAGCTGAGGAAGGTCGCCCGGACGTACGGCGACGTGGTGGTCGTCGAGGATGTCGATCTGGCGGTCGGCCCCGGTGCCCGGCTGGCGCTGGTGGGCGCGAACGGCAGCGGCAAGAGCACCCTGCTGCGTAGCATGGCCGGTCTGGACGCGCCGGACGGGGGCACTGCCGTGATCACGGGCCGCGTGGCGCTGCTCGCCCAGCAGGAGGATGCCGGCACCGGCACGCTGCAGGGCGCCGTGACGCCACCGGAACTGCGGGAGGCCCAGCGGGCCTTCGAGGTGGCCTCGGCCGCACTGGGTGAGGGCACGGACGCGGCCCTGCTCGCCTTCGCAGAGGCCGAGGAGACCTACCGGCTGGCCGGCGGCTACGACTTCGCGGCCCGGGCGGCGGGGGTGCTCTCGGGCCTGGGCCTGGATGACGGGGCGGACGCGGCGCGGCTCTCGGGCGGGCAGGCGCGGCGGGCGCTGCTGGCCCGGCTGCTGCTCTCCCCTGCCGACGTCTACCTGCTGGACGAACCCACCAACCACCTGGACGTGGACGGCGCACGGTGGCTGGAAGGGTGGATCGCCTCCAGCGCCGCCGCCTTCGTCCTGGCCAGCCACGACCGCGCCTTTCTGGACGCCGTGGCGACGCAGACCGCCGAACTGGAACGCGGGCGGCTGACCGTGTATCCCGGCCCCTACTCGGAGGCGATGGCCCTGAAGGCCGTGCTGCGCGAGGCCCAGGAGCGCGACCACGACGCCTACCGGCGCCGGCGGGCCGCGCTGGACGAGGAGCGTGCCCGCCGGGCCAGCAAGGCGCGCAGCGCCGGGCAGTACAACCACAGACGCGCCAGCGACGGTGACAAGCTGCTCGCCAAGGGCAAGGCCCAGAACGCCCAGGGCGTGAACGCCTCGGCGGCGCGGCGGCTGGAACGGCAGATCGAGCGGCTGGACGACCACGCCACCGCCAAGCCCTTCGACGACCGCCGCATCCTGCGCATCGATCTCCAGGCCACCCCGCCCGGCCCGGCCGAGGTGCTGACGGTGCGCGACCTGAGCGTGTGCCGCGACGGCCGCCCGGTGCTGGGGGGCATGACCCTGCACGTCCGGCGCGGCGAGAAGGTCGCGCTGACCGGCCCGAACGGGGGCGGCAAGAGCACGCTGCTGGGGGCCCTCCTGGGCACGCTGCCCCACGGCGGAGAGGTGCGGTGGGGCGTGGGGCTCACCCACTATGTCGCCGGACAGCACGGCGAGGAACTGACCGGCCTGGAGACCGTGGGGGACGCCCTGCTGGATGCCAACGCGCTCCTGACCCCACACCAGCTCCACGAGGTCGCCGCGCAGCTGTGGCTCCCCGGCCCGGCCTCCCTGCTCACCAGCCTGTCGGGCGGGCAGCGCACCCGCCTGAGCCTCGCCCGCTTGAGCGTGACGCGGGCGCAGCTGCTCGTGCTGGACGAACCCACCAACCACCTGGACATCCGCATGATCGAGGCGCTGGAGGCCGTGCTTCTGGCCTTCCCCGGCACGGTGCTGTTCGCCAGCCACGACCGCACGCTGGTACAGAGGGTGGCGACGCGGGTGTGGCGCGTGGGCGCGGGCGGGGTGGCGGAGGACGGGTGA
- the rpmB gene encoding 50S ribosomal protein L28, giving the protein MSRTCYLTGKGGHVVNRVTRRGRARAQGGVGRKVTGISARTQHANLQKKTIREHGQLRRVWLSTNALRTLARGGFPGVELA; this is encoded by the coding sequence GTGAGCCGCACGTGCTACCTGACCGGCAAGGGCGGCCACGTGGTGAACCGCGTGACCCGCCGGGGCCGGGCCCGCGCCCAGGGCGGGGTGGGCCGCAAGGTCACGGGCATCAGCGCCCGCACCCAGCACGCCAACCTCCAGAAGAAGACCATCCGCGAGCACGGGCAGCTGCGGCGCGTGTGGCTGAGCACGAACGCCCTGCGCACCCTGGCGCGGGGAGGCTTTCCGGGCGTGGAACTGGCATAG
- a CDS encoding CobW family GTP-binding protein — protein MTASLPAASVPITVLCGFLGAGKTTLLNHLLSQTGGRRTAVIVNEFGAVNIDASLIVKTDEHITELSNGCICCTLRGDLLHAVDELLATRDLDAILIESTGIGEPLPIAQSFCLTPEELEITAEPGQPAIPDLIGRVHVDAMITVVDSAQFFELWNRQDSIPGDDLERGFGELLAEQLEFADIVVLNKTDLATPDDVQRLRELVGITNPRARVLEAVRGTLPAEELLGVGLFDPEASMQLDAWMAELGKEHTPESETYGLGTVVYRSDVPFDPERFQHALCQGLPRNVIRSKGWVNLGDGMATLWNHTGRQLALEQAGTWHDPAQAHSEIVFIGHGLDPVALHHLLDSAVAAPAGAR, from the coding sequence ATGACCGCCTCCCTTCCTGCTGCGTCCGTTCCCATCACCGTCCTGTGCGGTTTCCTGGGCGCGGGCAAGACCACGCTCCTGAATCACCTGCTCTCCCAGACCGGGGGCCGGCGCACCGCCGTGATCGTCAACGAGTTCGGAGCGGTGAACATCGACGCCTCGCTGATCGTGAAGACCGATGAACACATCACCGAACTGTCCAACGGCTGCATCTGCTGCACCCTGCGCGGCGACCTGCTGCACGCCGTGGACGAGCTGCTCGCCACCCGCGACCTGGACGCCATCCTGATCGAGAGCACCGGGATCGGGGAACCGCTGCCCATCGCGCAGAGCTTCTGCCTGACCCCCGAGGAACTGGAGATCACGGCAGAACCCGGCCAGCCCGCCATTCCGGATCTGATCGGCCGGGTGCACGTGGACGCCATGATCACGGTGGTGGACAGCGCCCAGTTCTTCGAGCTGTGGAACCGTCAGGACAGCATCCCCGGCGACGACCTGGAGCGCGGCTTCGGGGAGCTGCTGGCCGAGCAGCTGGAGTTCGCGGACATCGTGGTGCTGAACAAGACCGACCTGGCGACCCCCGACGACGTGCAGCGCCTGCGCGAGCTGGTTGGGATCACCAACCCCCGGGCGCGGGTGCTGGAGGCCGTGCGGGGCACGCTGCCCGCCGAGGAACTGCTCGGCGTGGGCCTGTTCGACCCGGAGGCCAGCATGCAGCTCGACGCGTGGATGGCCGAACTGGGCAAGGAACACACGCCGGAATCCGAGACCTACGGCCTGGGCACCGTCGTGTACCGCAGCGACGTGCCCTTCGACCCGGAGCGCTTCCAGCACGCGCTGTGCCAGGGACTGCCGCGCAACGTGATCCGCAGCAAGGGCTGGGTCAACCTGGGCGACGGCATGGCCACCCTGTGGAACCACACCGGGCGGCAGCTCGCGCTGGAGCAGGCGGGCACGTGGCACGACCCGGCACAGGCCCACAGCGAGATCGTGTTCATCGGCCACGGGCTCGACCCGGTCGCGCTGCACCACCTGCTCGACAGCGCGGTGGCCGCGCCGGCGGGGGCACGGTGA
- a CDS encoding metal ABC transporter solute-binding protein, Zn/Mn family, whose amino-acid sequence MTTTYLSSLVILAGASVAHAAPLPVSATTSIVADFVKNVGGQRVTVNTIIPAGADSHTFQPTTRVIRGLAGSRVLFLNGANLEPWLPKVQAANPGVKAVTVTAGLTLRPAPGETGSGGPRDPHAWWDPTLAAGYVRTIQAALSAADPAGKATYAQNAAAYLKQLAGVDAWAQTQFSTLKPAQKKIVTNHDALAYFAAHYGLTLTGTVLPGLGTEREPSARELAALIQNVKKSGTRVIFTEDTVNDRLARTLATETGAKVAPPLYTDALGPKGSSGDTFLKALRANVEIMVKALK is encoded by the coding sequence ATGACCACCACCTACCTGTCCAGCCTCGTGATCCTCGCCGGCGCGTCCGTCGCCCACGCCGCGCCCCTGCCGGTGAGCGCCACCACCTCGATCGTGGCCGACTTCGTGAAGAATGTCGGCGGCCAGCGCGTGACCGTGAACACCATCATCCCGGCCGGGGCCGACTCGCACACCTTCCAGCCCACCACCCGCGTGATCCGGGGGCTGGCGGGCAGCCGCGTGCTGTTCCTGAACGGGGCCAACCTGGAACCGTGGCTGCCGAAGGTGCAGGCCGCGAACCCCGGCGTGAAGGCCGTGACCGTGACTGCCGGCCTGACGCTGCGCCCCGCGCCCGGCGAGACCGGCAGCGGCGGCCCCCGCGACCCGCACGCGTGGTGGGATCCGACCCTGGCGGCCGGGTATGTCCGCACCATCCAGGCTGCCCTGAGCGCCGCCGACCCGGCTGGGAAGGCCACCTACGCGCAGAACGCTGCCGCGTACCTGAAACAGCTCGCCGGCGTGGACGCGTGGGCACAGACGCAGTTCTCCACGCTGAAGCCCGCGCAGAAGAAGATCGTCACGAATCACGATGCGCTGGCGTACTTTGCCGCGCACTACGGCCTGACCCTGACCGGCACGGTGCTGCCGGGCCTGGGCACCGAACGCGAGCCCAGCGCCCGCGAACTGGCGGCGCTGATCCAGAACGTGAAGAAGAGCGGCACCCGCGTGATCTTCACCGAGGACACCGTGAACGACCGTCTGGCCCGCACCCTGGCGACCGAGACCGGCGCGAAGGTGGCCCCGCCGCTGTACACGGACGCGCTGGGGCCAAAGGGCAGCAGCGGCGACACCTTCCTGAAGGCGCTGAGGGCGAATGTCGAGATCATGGTGAAGGCTCTGAAGTGA
- a CDS encoding metal ABC transporter ATP-binding protein, translating to MLGVNHLTVAYGPQIALEDATVRFEAGQFSAIIGPNGAGKSTLLRTLVGLLPDHAGAVQFDPGHTARGCISYVPQQQTLDWGFPVTVWDVAMMGRTGRLGWLRFPGRKDREIVEGALKETGVYDLRHRHIGALSGGQRQRVLLARMLARRGHLLLLDEPLTGVDAATQESLMALLRAEADRGRAVVMVTHDLEQARRWCDHLVLINRRIVASGTPDEVYTPQNIERTFSSSHLGHMHAEA from the coding sequence ATGCTCGGCGTGAACCACCTGACCGTCGCCTACGGCCCACAGATCGCGCTGGAAGATGCCACCGTGCGCTTCGAGGCGGGGCAGTTCAGCGCCATCATCGGGCCGAACGGGGCGGGCAAGAGCACGCTGCTGCGCACGCTGGTCGGTCTGCTGCCGGATCACGCGGGGGCCGTGCAGTTCGACCCTGGCCACACCGCCCGGGGCTGCATCTCCTACGTGCCGCAGCAGCAGACGCTGGACTGGGGCTTCCCCGTGACGGTATGGGACGTCGCCATGATGGGCCGCACCGGCCGCCTGGGCTGGCTGCGCTTTCCGGGCCGCAAGGACCGCGAGATCGTCGAGGGGGCCCTGAAGGAGACCGGCGTGTATGACCTGCGCCACCGGCACATCGGGGCGCTGTCGGGCGGGCAGCGCCAGCGGGTGCTGCTGGCCCGCATGCTGGCCCGGCGCGGGCACCTGCTGCTGCTCGACGAGCCCCTGACCGGCGTGGACGCCGCCACCCAGGAGAGCCTGATGGCCCTGCTGCGCGCCGAGGCCGACCGGGGCCGGGCGGTCGTGATGGTCACCCACGACCTGGAACAGGCCCGGCGCTGGTGCGACCACCTCGTGCTGATCAACCGCCGGATCGTCGCCAGCGGCACTCCGGACGAGGTCTACACACCGCAGAACATCGAGCGGACGTTCAGTTCGAGCCACCTGGGGCACATGCATGCCGAGGCCTAG
- a CDS encoding GNAT family N-acetyltransferase, with protein MSSVPPESDPARLLAAYDAQLREDAEMTAADSVSRDGPLLRGVFGNRGFVTYRDLGGLEGAALDAVIARTVAHYGAQPQIDTFEWKTRGHDAPADLPERLIAHGLMPAEVETVMVGAASALARRTPLPDGVTVRRIDDQFDPLPDMRRMAAAQDVIFGGSIGLEILLRGLERRPDSTELWIAEAGGEVVCAGRLEVVPGSEFAGLWGGGTLEAWRGRGIYRALAAARAQSAVSRGVRYLHSDCTAMSRPILERSGLVPVTTTTPYLWRR; from the coding sequence ATGTCCAGCGTGCCGCCCGAGTCCGATCCCGCCCGCCTGCTCGCTGCCTACGACGCCCAGCTGCGCGAGGACGCCGAGATGACGGCCGCCGACAGCGTGAGCCGCGACGGCCCGCTGCTGAGGGGCGTGTTCGGGAACCGGGGGTTCGTGACCTACCGCGACCTGGGCGGCCTGGAGGGCGCGGCGCTGGACGCCGTGATCGCGCGGACTGTGGCGCACTACGGCGCGCAGCCCCAGATCGACACCTTCGAGTGGAAGACACGCGGCCACGACGCGCCGGCCGACCTCCCGGAGCGCCTGATCGCGCACGGTCTGATGCCGGCCGAGGTCGAGACCGTGATGGTCGGGGCGGCGTCGGCGCTGGCCCGGCGTACACCCCTGCCGGACGGTGTGACGGTGCGCCGCATCGACGACCAGTTCGACCCCCTGCCCGACATGCGGCGCATGGCTGCCGCACAGGACGTGATCTTCGGGGGTTCGATCGGCCTGGAGATCCTGCTGCGTGGTCTGGAGCGCCGTCCCGACTCGACCGAGCTGTGGATCGCGGAGGCGGGCGGCGAGGTCGTGTGCGCGGGCCGGCTGGAGGTCGTTCCGGGCAGCGAGTTCGCGGGCCTGTGGGGGGGCGGCACCCTGGAGGCGTGGCGCGGCCGGGGCATCTACCGTGCGCTGGCCGCCGCCCGTGCGCAGTCGGCCGTCTCTCGCGGCGTGCGCTACCTGCACAGCGACTGCACGGCCATGTCCCGGCCCATCCTGGAGCGCAGCGGCCTGGTGCCCGTCACGACGACCACGCCGTACCTGTGGCGGCGCTGA